A genome region from Trichoderma asperellum chromosome 7, complete sequence includes the following:
- a CDS encoding uncharacterized protein (EggNog:ENOG41) produces the protein MVLSWLPIKLAYEERELLDHFIYTASSTLAIFEPDKNEFLGLLMRLALSDSSQSSMAVVQSALALSSFHRNGLQADVYRFKARALRTLITSCIPRIEVPTLVQHIAASMILCHLEMLGMPNEVSLWYCHLSEAKYLIDNACVSGQHFQHEFSRLLGWVEYHMVMARFSIRHWYMHEDLIEGIKSSVHMDQGTCQLRKIKDVSYCSHEILRYLYIIFETIRNLTDSIYHSDEYENFLRCLETTITNISLFAPEDISDTLRSVSTAWATTIELFKLAALIYLKRASRNFSGTSSQIDAMVQRAYAFLDDLEAFNPVFPLLIIGCEARTDEQRMKILEHVDRAMKTSSLMSLHGLQNILQQIWIQDDLAVDYELDYLNKLDAVIASHQIMPSFV, from the exons ATGGTGCTATCATGGCTCCCAATCAAACTAGCTTatgaagaaagagaactGCTTGACCACT TCATCTATACGGCGTCTTCCACATTGGCTATTTTTGAACCTGACAAGAACGAGTTTTTGGGTCTTTTAATGCGTCTAGCTCTTTCAGACAGCTCACAATCGTCGATGGCTGTGGTACAATCAGCGTTAGCGCTCTCATCGTTCCACCGCAATGGTCTGCAAGCAGATGTTTACCGATTCAAAGCTCGCGCCCTCCGTACACTGATCACATCATGCATTCCCCGTATCGAAGTTCCCACGCTAGTTCAACATATTGCGGCTAGTATGATACTCTGCCACCTTGAG ATGCTCGGGATGCCAAATGAAGTATCCTTGTGGTACT GTCATTTAAGCGAAGCCAAATATTTAATCGACAACGCTTGCGTTAGTGGTCAACATTTTCAACATGAATTTTCCAGACTTCTAGGCTGGGTAGAGTATCATATGGTCATGGCCCGGTTCAGCATCCGACACTGGTATATGCACGAAGACCTTATTGAAGGAATTAAAAGTTCTGTGCATATGGACCAAGGCACTTGCCAGTTACGAAAG ATCAAAGATGTATCATACTGCTCACATGAAATTCTTCGATATTTGTATATTATATTCGAGACGATACGAAACCTGACAGATTCAATATACCACAGCGACGAATACGAAAATTTCTTGCGTTGCCTCGAAACGACGATAACTAATATTTCCCTATTCGCACCAGAAGATATATCGGATACCCTGCGCAGCGTGAGCACAGCCTGGGCGACTACAATAGAGCTGTTCAAACTAGCTGCTCTAATTTACCTTAAAAGGGCATCGCGGAACTTTTCAGGGACATCATCCCAAATCGATGCAATGGTTCAGAGGGCGTATGCATTTCTCGACGACTTGGAGGCTTTCAATCCGGTTTTTCCACTGCTGATTATTGGATGCGAGGCTCGGACGGATGAGCAGAGAATGAAAATCCTGGAGCATGTCGACAGAGCAATGAAGACTTCGAGTCTGATGAGCTTGCATGGACTACAAAACATTCTCCAGCAGATATGGATTCAGGACGACCTTGCTGTTGATTATGAGCTAGACTACTTGAATAAGTTGGATGCTGTAATAGCGTCTCACCAGATTATGCCAAGTTTTGTCTAA
- a CDS encoding uncharacterized protein (EggNog:ENOG41), whose product MSSWVITGVSRGLGFEFIRQLSENPANTIFGLVRDKAAVESKVTAEIGRKNIHIIQADTTDSLALERAAQYVSEKTNGALDYVIANAALQSKTALVSFDTLSRDPKGLEQDVIDHFRVNTIGAIHLFNTFMPLILKGQAKKVIAISTGMSDPEMTLKADIYQATSYAMSKAALNMAVAKFSALYREKGVLCMAICPGAVDTGSLNIKTEEEGQLAVAMFEKFKQYSPTFEGPTKPEDSAKSVLALINRATVSGGYAGVFLSHMESKPYL is encoded by the exons ATGTCTTCCTGGGTGATTACTGGAGTCTCACGCGGACTCGGC TTCGAGTTCATCCGCCAGCTCTCCGAAAACCCAGCCAACACCATCTTCGGCCTCGTTCGTGACAAAGCAGCTGTCGAGTCCAAAGTAACCGCTGAAATCGGCAGGAAAAATATTCACATCATTCAGGCCGACACCACGGACTCATTGGCATTGGAG AGAGCAGCTCAATATGTTTCTGAGAAAACTAATGGGGCCCTCGATTATGTTATAGCCAATGCTGCACTCCAATCCAAGACTGCGTTAGTTAGCTTTGATACTCT GAGCCGCGATCCAAAGGGTCTTGAACAAGATGTTATTGACCACTTCCGAGTCAATACTATCGGCGCTATTCATCTTTTCAATACTTTCATGCCCTTGATATTGAAAGGCCAGGCAAAGAAAGTAATTGCTATCTCCACGGGTATGTCGGACCCTGAGATGACTCTCAAGGCTGATATCTACCAAGCCACATCCTATGCAATGAGCAAGGCAGCTCTGAATATGGCTGTAGCCAAGTTCAGCGCCTTGTACCGTGAGAAAGGAGTCCTCTGCATGGCAATTTGCCCTGGTGCCGTAGACACCGGCAGTCTTAATATTA agacagaggaggagggacaGTTGGCTGTAGCTATGTTTGAGAAATTTAAGCAGTATTCACCCACCTTCGAAGGGCCTACGAAGCCAGAAGACAGTGCCAAATCGGTTTTGGCGCTCATCAATAGGGCTACTGTTAGCGGTGGTTATGCAGgcgtctttctctctcatatGGAATCAAAGCCGTACCTTTAA
- a CDS encoding uncharacterized protein (EggNog:ENOG41~TransMembrane:1 (i27-51o)), producing MQLSRRFLRQIPLFDKMMTQSLESFKTINLSGICLLAAAIYVVSFIIYRLYFHPLCGIPGPRLAAITSWYETYYDLFKTPSGQYWNKIDELHKEYGPIIRINPDEIQIHDPEFYNQIYAGGSTKRHRYARSVSGNGSPGSMASAVSHDLHRLRRSSLNPFFSRAAVLRLEERIQSRVRILCERLSSFLQRGEIVDMSVAMTSLTLDIITEYSFGESWNLMDNDDLSYNFIKVMRGGFETLQVRKLFNSAIQLVPPSILAWSSLNMKVFLEFKYRCFETCRLIKIAHNDTKANSTTRQTQINLFTEALDRLPEEEIETQRLADEALVLITAGSETTSRALATLIYHVLRNPHILANLRQELDTAIPNANMEVPYLTLEALPYLTATIRESLRVSALVPNRSLLTADEPLQYKQWSLKPGTAFCMNTSKYLLDASIYSNPTMFDPERWLGDTRRTQKLLHHFAPFSKGHRGCIGMNLAYAELYLVSAYIIRRFDMRLYDVIRERDVDTVRDAFIGLPSIESKGVRVEMIRKRN from the exons ATGCAATTGTCACGACGATTTCTTCGACAGATCCCTCTATTTGACAAAATGATGACACAATCCCTCGAGAGTTTTAAAACCATCAATTTGTCTGGCATATGCTTGCTAGCTGCAGCTATATATGTCGTCTCATTCATTATCTATCGCCTTTATTTTCACCCTTTGTGCGGAATTCCCGGTCCGAGGCTTGCCGCAATTACTAGCTGGTATGAAACCTACTATGACCTTTTCAAGACACCTAGCGGTCAGTACTGGAACAAAATCGACGAACTTCATAAAGAATACGGCCCTATTATACGTATTAATCCAGATGAAATTCAAATTCACGACCCAGAATTCTATAACCAGATTTATGCCGGGGGATCAACAAAAAGGCATCGGTATGCACGCAGCGTCTCGGGCAATGGATCACCTGGATCCATGGCTTCAGCTGTTTCTCATGATCTACACCGTCTCCGCCGGAGCTCATTGAATCCATTCTTTTCAAGAGCCGCAGTCCTCAGActtgaagaaagaatccAAAGTAGGGTTAGGATTCTTTGTGAAAGACTATCTAGCTTTCTacaaagaggagaaataGTTGACATGAGTGTGGCAATGACATCGTTGACCTTGGATATTATCACAGAATATT CATTTGGCGAATCTTGGAATCTTATGGATAACGATGACTTGAGTTATAATTTCATCAAGGTGATGAGAGGAGGCTTTGAGACGCTCCAGGTTcgaaagctttttaattcaGCCATTCAACTGGTTCCACCAAGTATTTTAGCTTGGTCTAGTCTGAATATGAAAGTCTTTCTTGAATTCAAATAT AGATGCTTTGAAACATGCCGACTGATCAAAATCGCACATAACGATACGAAAGCAAATTCGACAACTAGGCAAACGCAGATAAACCTCTTCACAGAGGCACTAGACAGGCTTCCAGAGGAGGAAATAGAGACTCAGAGACTTGCAGACGAAGCTCTAGTTCTTATCACAGCGGGTTCCGAGACGACTAGTAGAGCCTTAGCAACACTCATCTACCATGTACTGAGAAATCCACACATTCTCGCTAATTTGCGACAAGAACTCGACACAGCCATACCAAATGCTAACATGGAGGTACCATATTTGACGCTTGAGGCTCTACCATATCTG ACCGCCACAATCAGAGAATCGTTGCGTGTTAGTGCACTAGTGCCAAATCGCTCTCTATTGACCGCGGATGAGCCGCTGCAATATAAGCAATGGAGCCTCAAACCTGGA ACTGCTTTTTGTATGAATACTTCGAAATATCTCCTCGATGCCTCCATATATAGTAACCCTACTATGTTTGATCCCGAACGCTGGCTCGGCGATACGCGGAGAACCCAGAAATTGCTTCACCATTTTGCGCCGTTTTCAAAGGGCCACCGAGGCTGTATTGGAATGAA TCTTGCATACGCCGAGCTATATCTCGTTTCTGCCTATATTATTAGGCGCTTCGACATGCGCTTGTACGACGTAATCAGGGAAAGAGATGTGGACACTGTACGAGATGCGTTTATTGGATTGCCTAGTATAGAATCAAAGGGTGTGAGAGTCGAAATGATTCGTAAAAGGAATTAA
- a CDS encoding uncharacterized protein (MEROPS:MER0035041~EggNog:ENOG41) — MSLPRSKTLPPTPTLPAAIVLDCVSINNAEIWYAVYGTPLDPDKAPTVFLHGGKISSRWWGHQIEYVAEAGHSVIAMDTRGHGRSTDGLQVAFSYDLFADDVASLLDHLQVPSANFVGWSDGANTCLALAMRHKHKIKRIFAFGPNFQPDQAIPDAAKTVPFVSDLVNRMKEEYQLISPTPEKFDSFKAKAIAMQATSPTWTEEDFARIGLNSTNRHHSFPLWIVTGDSEELIQCWVAKRISDKIQRSVYLVLPNVSHFAPLQDPESFNNALNQWLSC, encoded by the coding sequence ATGTCATTACCCCGCTCCAAGACCCTACCACCAACACCAACTTTGCCCGCCGCCATCGTCTTAGACTGCGTTAGCATCAACAACGCAGAGATATGGTATGCGGTATATGGGACACCATTGGACCCTGATAAGGCCCCAACGGTTTTTCTACATGGCGGAAAGATCAGCTCTCGTTGGTGGGGGCATCAAATTGAATACGTTGCTGAAGCAGGACACTCAGTCATTGCGATGGACACCCGGGGACATGGCAGATCAACAGATGGCCTTCAAGTGGCCTTTTCGTATGACCTCTTCGCCGATGATGTCGCTTCCTTACTTGACCATCTTCAAGTGCCTTCTGCCAACTTTGTCGGCTGGTCAGATGGGGCTAATACGTGCCTCGCTTTAGCAATGAGACACAAACACAAGATCAAGCGTATATTTGCCTTTGGTCCCAATTTCCAGCCAGACCAGGCAATACCTGATGCAGCTAAGACAGTCCCATTTGTCTCTGACCTTGTGAATCGGATGAAAGAAGAGTACCAATTGATTTCACCTACTCCAGAGAAGTTCGATAGCTTCAAGGCGAAGGCCATAGCAATGCAGGCAACTTCACCGACTTGGACCGAGGAAGATTTCGCCAGGATCGGCTTAAATTCTACAAATCGTCACCATAGCTTCCCTTTGTGGATTGTTACTGGCGACTCCGAGGAACTAATCCAGTGCTGGGTTGCAAAAAGGATCTCAGACAAGATTCAACGGTCGGTATACTTAGTACTGCCCAATGTCAGCCACTTTGCACCATTGCAGGATCCCGAGTCTTTCAACAATGCACTAAATCAGTGGTTATCCTGTTAA
- a CDS encoding uncharacterized protein (EggNog:ENOG41), protein MRYMGHHWTLIRPQRFFYMAERSALVGGGIKLNTLLKQDTQSLRWTPGDMADQQMAFKWPFPMRHKHKIKRIFAFGPNFQPDQAIPDAAKTVPFVSDLVNRMKEEYQLISPTPEKFDSFKAKAIAMQATSPTWTEEDFARIGLNSTNRHHSFPLWIVTGDSEELIQCWVAKRISDKIQRSVYLVLPNVSHFAPLQDPESFNNALNQWLSC, encoded by the exons ATGCGGTATATGGGACACCATTGGACCCTGATAAGGCCCCAACGGTTTTTCTACATGGCGGAAAGATCAGCTCTCGTTGGTGGGGGCATCAAATTGAATACGTTGCTGAAGCAGGACACTCAGTCATTGCGATGGACACCCGGGGACATGGCAGATCAACAGATGGCCTTCAAGTGGCCTTTTC CAATGAGACACAAACACAAGATCAAGCGTATATTTGCCTTTGGTCCCAATTTCCAGCCAGACCAGGCAATACCTGATGCAGCTAAGACAGTCCCATTTGTCTCTGACCTTGTGAATCGGATGAAAGAAGAGTACCAATTGATTTCACCTACTCCAGAGAAGTTCGATAGCTTCAAGGCGAAGGCCATAGCAATGCAGGCAACTTCACCGACTTGGACCGAGGAAGATTTCGCCAGGATCGGCTTAAATTCTACAAATCGTCACCATAGCTTCCCTTTGTGGATTGTTACTGGCGACTCCGAGGAACTAATCCAGTGCTGGGTTGCAAAAAGGATCTCAGACAAGATTCAACGGTCGGTATACTTAGTACTGCCCAATGTCAGCCACTTTGCACCATTGCAGGATCCCGAGTCTTTCAACAATGCACTAAATCAGTGGTTATCCTGTTAA
- a CDS encoding uncharacterized protein (antiSMASH:Cluster_7.1~EggNog:ENOG41): protein MPKVQLKKNGPSSLRQESRKQLVESLQALLANDAVSLEVLKSGSPWPSATEIARLQREKTHHKSPTALPSSSEETAVTDTALDTFRFPVGVDPDWLKSILPIFRNNSNQPNTSFSPTNSGNTSSNQDGSSDSNTIDYSPFLSASPLVPWDAFSEPGHYQQTPYSTTGLQTSQSESFLGSKTSTIEKVLHLNSLKSSHFESGGGLITPPAQSTEQPSDGDDGGRCNSPSPAPCRKRQRAHYAIEKRYRAGLQERFEALRDCVASMRQAQHEQHPRGRNKDEMDGDEEASPNDEPSRMNKAEVLHQATVCIQMLQEENEVVIEQMKLLIERLRAVKLALG, encoded by the coding sequence ATGCCCAAGGTgcaattgaagaagaatggcccttcttctctgcgaCAAGAAAGCCGCAAACAGCTGGTGGAGTCACTTCAAGCACTGCTTGCTAACGACGCTGTTAGTCTTGAAGTTCTGAAGTCTGGCTCTCCATGGCCAAGTGCGACAGAAATCGCCAGGTTGCAAAGGGAGAAAACCCATCACAAGTCGCCAACAGCTCTGCCGTCCTCCTCGGAAGAGACTGCTGTAACAGATACAGCCCTTGACACCTTCCGATTTCCAGTGGGTGTGGATCCTGACTGGCTTAAAAGCATTCTTCCTATTTTTCGAAACAATTCCAATCAACCAAATACATCCTTTTCTCCTACGAACTCCGGAAATACAAGCAGCAACCAAGATGGCAGCAGTGACAGTAATACAATCGACTACAGCCCGTTTTTGTCAGCAAGTCCCCTCGTACCATGGGATGCATTTTCTGAGCCTGGTCACTATCAACAAACACCCTACAGTACAACAGGTCTGCAAACCAGTCAGAGCGAAAGCTTTCTTGGTTCAAAGACATCAACAATAGAGAAAGTACTTCATCTCAACTCTCTCAAGTCCTCTCATTTTGAGTCAGGAGGAGGGCTCATTACACCACCTGCGCAATCCACGGAGCAGCCTtccgatggcgatgacggcgGTCGTTGCAATTCCCCTAGCCCTGCACCATGCCGAAAGCGGCAGCGCGCTCATTATGCAATCGAGAAGCGATATAGAGCTGGTCTTCAGGAGCGTTTCGAAGCCCTTCGCGACTGTGTGGCATCAATGAGACAGGCTCAGCACGAACAGCATCCACGGGGAAGGAACAAggatgagatggatggagatgaagaagccagCCCAAACGACGAGCCATCGCGAATGAATAAAGCTGAAGTACTGCATCAGGCAACCGTATGTATCCAGATGTTGCAAGAAGAGAATGAAGTGGTTATTGAGCAAATGAAGCTGTTAATAGAAAGATTACGCGCGGTAAAACTAGCGTTAGGGTAA
- a CDS encoding uncharacterized protein (EggNog:ENOG41) → MNQGLANHERLVFQRVDPPMVLSWLPIKLAYEERELLDHFIYTASSTLAIFEPDKNEFLGLLMRLALSDSSQSSMAVVQSALALSSFHRNGLQADVYRFKARALRTLITSCIPRIEVPTLVQHIAASMILCHLEMLGMPNEVSLWYCHLSEAKYLIDNACVSGQHFQHEFSRLLGWVEYHMVMARFSIRHWYMHEDLIEGIKSSVHMDQGTCQLRKIKDVSYCSHEILRYLYIIFETIRNLTDSIYHSDEYENFLRCLETTITNISLFAPEDISDTLRSVSTAWATTIELFKLAALIYLKRASRNFSGTSSQIDAMVQRAYAFLDDLEAFNPVFPLLIIGCEARTDEQRMKILEHVDRAMKTSSLMSLHGLQNILQQIWIQDDLAVDYELDYLNKLDAVIASHQIMPSFV, encoded by the exons ATGAATCAAG GGCTTGCTAATCATGAGAGATTGGTTTTCCAAAGAGTCGATCCACCGATGGTGCTATCATGGCTCCCAATCAAACTAGCTTatgaagaaagagaactGCTTGACCACT TCATCTATACGGCGTCTTCCACATTGGCTATTTTTGAACCTGACAAGAACGAGTTTTTGGGTCTTTTAATGCGTCTAGCTCTTTCAGACAGCTCACAATCGTCGATGGCTGTGGTACAATCAGCGTTAGCGCTCTCATCGTTCCACCGCAATGGTCTGCAAGCAGATGTTTACCGATTCAAAGCTCGCGCCCTCCGTACACTGATCACATCATGCATTCCCCGTATCGAAGTTCCCACGCTAGTTCAACATATTGCGGCTAGTATGATACTCTGCCACCTTGAG ATGCTCGGGATGCCAAATGAAGTATCCTTGTGGTACT GTCATTTAAGCGAAGCCAAATATTTAATCGACAACGCTTGCGTTAGTGGTCAACATTTTCAACATGAATTTTCCAGACTTCTAGGCTGGGTAGAGTATCATATGGTCATGGCCCGGTTCAGCATCCGACACTGGTATATGCACGAAGACCTTATTGAAGGAATTAAAAGTTCTGTGCATATGGACCAAGGCACTTGCCAGTTACGAAAG ATCAAAGATGTATCATACTGCTCACATGAAATTCTTCGATATTTGTATATTATATTCGAGACGATACGAAACCTGACAGATTCAATATACCACAGCGACGAATACGAAAATTTCTTGCGTTGCCTCGAAACGACGATAACTAATATTTCCCTATTCGCACCAGAAGATATATCGGATACCCTGCGCAGCGTGAGCACAGCCTGGGCGACTACAATAGAGCTGTTCAAACTAGCTGCTCTAATTTACCTTAAAAGGGCATCGCGGAACTTTTCAGGGACATCATCCCAAATCGATGCAATGGTTCAGAGGGCGTATGCATTTCTCGACGACTTGGAGGCTTTCAATCCGGTTTTTCCACTGCTGATTATTGGATGCGAGGCTCGGACGGATGAGCAGAGAATGAAAATCCTGGAGCATGTCGACAGAGCAATGAAGACTTCGAGTCTGATGAGCTTGCATGGACTACAAAACATTCTCCAGCAGATATGGATTCAGGACGACCTTGCTGTTGATTATGAGCTAGACTACTTGAATAAGTTGGATGCTGTAATAGCGTCTCACCAGATTATGCCAAGTTTTGTCTAA
- a CDS encoding uncharacterized protein (EggNog:ENOG41~TransMembrane:1 (i27-51o)), whose translation MQLSRRFLRQIPLFDKMMTQSLESFKTINLSGICLLAAAIYVVSFIIYRLYFHPLCGIPGPRLAAITSWYETYYDLFKTPSGQYWNKIDELHKEYGPIIRINPDEIQIHDPEFYNQIYAGGSTKRHRYARSVSGNGSPGSMASAVSHDLHRLRRSSLNPFFSRAAVLRLEERIQSRVRILCERLSSFLQRGEIVDMSVAMTSLTLDIITEYSFGESWNLMDNDDLSYNFIKVMRGGFETLQVRKLFNSAIQLVPPSILAWSSLNMKVFLEFKYRCFETCRLIKIAHNDTKANSTTRQTQINLFTEALDRLPEEEIETQRLADEALVLITAGSETTSRALATLIYHVLRNPHILANLRQELDTAIPNANMEVPYLTLEALPYLTATIRESLRVSALVPNRSLLTADEPLQYKQWSLKPGTAFCMNTSKYLLDASIYSNPTMFDPERWLGDTRRTQKLLHHFAPFSKGHRGCIGMK comes from the exons ATGCAATTGTCACGACGATTTCTTCGACAGATCCCTCTATTTGACAAAATGATGACACAATCCCTCGAGAGTTTTAAAACCATCAATTTGTCTGGCATATGCTTGCTAGCTGCAGCTATATATGTCGTCTCATTCATTATCTATCGCCTTTATTTTCACCCTTTGTGCGGAATTCCCGGTCCGAGGCTTGCCGCAATTACTAGCTGGTATGAAACCTACTATGACCTTTTCAAGACACCTAGCGGTCAGTACTGGAACAAAATCGACGAACTTCATAAAGAATACGGCCCTATTATACGTATTAATCCAGATGAAATTCAAATTCACGACCCAGAATTCTATAACCAGATTTATGCCGGGGGATCAACAAAAAGGCATCGGTATGCACGCAGCGTCTCGGGCAATGGATCACCTGGATCCATGGCTTCAGCTGTTTCTCATGATCTACACCGTCTCCGCCGGAGCTCATTGAATCCATTCTTTTCAAGAGCCGCAGTCCTCAGActtgaagaaagaatccAAAGTAGGGTTAGGATTCTTTGTGAAAGACTATCTAGCTTTCTacaaagaggagaaataGTTGACATGAGTGTGGCAATGACATCGTTGACCTTGGATATTATCACAGAATATT CATTTGGCGAATCTTGGAATCTTATGGATAACGATGACTTGAGTTATAATTTCATCAAGGTGATGAGAGGAGGCTTTGAGACGCTCCAGGTTcgaaagctttttaattcaGCCATTCAACTGGTTCCACCAAGTATTTTAGCTTGGTCTAGTCTGAATATGAAAGTCTTTCTTGAATTCAAATAT AGATGCTTTGAAACATGCCGACTGATCAAAATCGCACATAACGATACGAAAGCAAATTCGACAACTAGGCAAACGCAGATAAACCTCTTCACAGAGGCACTAGACAGGCTTCCAGAGGAGGAAATAGAGACTCAGAGACTTGCAGACGAAGCTCTAGTTCTTATCACAGCGGGTTCCGAGACGACTAGTAGAGCCTTAGCAACACTCATCTACCATGTACTGAGAAATCCACACATTCTCGCTAATTTGCGACAAGAACTCGACACAGCCATACCAAATGCTAACATGGAGGTACCATATTTGACGCTTGAGGCTCTACCATATCTG ACCGCCACAATCAGAGAATCGTTGCGTGTTAGTGCACTAGTGCCAAATCGCTCTCTATTGACCGCGGATGAGCCGCTGCAATATAAGCAATGGAGCCTCAAACCTGGA ACTGCTTTTTGTATGAATACTTCGAAATATCTCCTCGATGCCTCCATATATAGTAACCCTACTATGTTTGATCCCGAACGCTGGCTCGGCGATACGCGGAGAACCCAGAAATTGCTTCACCATTTTGCGCCGTTTTCAAAGGGCCACCGAGGCTGTATTGGAATGAAGTGA